In one Pseudomonadota bacterium genomic region, the following are encoded:
- a CDS encoding phage major capsid protein, with product MRLSEQDKRKFDDFISSPQRRSVSLDSREVHLDEDKRTIQVAFSSEASIRRWFGIEVLGHGADEVSLDRFHDGAAVLVNHELNEHIGVIERAWIEGSTGRAILRFGKGDRAAEVFENILDGIFRHISVGYIIHEMILETQVDDGPDVYRVTDWEPFEISLVAVPADTSVGVGRSNFESIHEDITMKTETTSSSRSQRRTDNQVTEAERERVTELLATGEAHEAQDLARQLVKSGGSVADLNAMILDRGGFPATKAEDPSIGLSQNEIQKYSLCKAIVAAAYPADRKLQAAAALEMECSETARGQLTTRTVRGNLFIPPEILSQPRGQRNLTVGADGGDLVATNLLSGSFIDLLRNASVVQAAGALVLHGLVGNVSIPRQTGDENVFWLAENAAPTESSATFDQVPLTPKTLAAYSEISRKLLLQGTPAIEGLVMKSLADTIAIEVDRVAIDGSGAGEEPTGILNQAGVGVVAGDVNGLAPTFANIVALESSVSVPNALIGRLAYVTNSKAVGDLKQISVDAGSGRFLLEGRTDGDRQTLSMNGYKTIMSNNVPSDLVKGTSGATLSAIIFGNFADLIIGMWSGLDLQVNPYSLDTSGQIRITAFQDLDIALRHPQSFSAIVDVITTT from the coding sequence ATGAGGCTATCTGAGCAGGACAAGCGGAAGTTTGACGACTTCATTTCGTCGCCCCAGCGGCGTTCAGTTTCGCTCGATTCTCGAGAGGTCCATCTCGACGAAGACAAACGCACGATTCAAGTTGCGTTCTCGTCGGAAGCATCCATCCGACGTTGGTTCGGGATAGAAGTTCTCGGGCATGGCGCGGACGAAGTCAGCCTCGATCGTTTTCACGACGGCGCGGCGGTACTGGTTAACCACGAGTTGAATGAACACATCGGTGTTATCGAAAGAGCCTGGATCGAAGGCTCGACCGGTCGGGCGATTTTACGTTTCGGTAAAGGCGATCGTGCCGCCGAGGTTTTCGAAAACATTCTTGATGGAATTTTTCGCCACATAAGTGTCGGTTATATCATCCACGAGATGATCCTGGAGACTCAGGTCGATGACGGGCCCGATGTTTATCGCGTCACCGATTGGGAACCTTTTGAGATCTCACTCGTAGCCGTACCAGCGGATACATCAGTAGGTGTAGGCCGCAGCAATTTCGAATCAATTCACGAGGACATAACGATGAAAACAGAAACAACTTCCAGTTCGCGGTCACAAAGGCGAACAGATAACCAGGTAACAGAGGCCGAGCGAGAACGCGTTACGGAGCTTCTAGCCACTGGAGAGGCGCACGAAGCCCAGGACCTCGCCCGACAGTTAGTGAAAAGCGGCGGATCCGTCGCGGACTTGAATGCGATGATCTTGGACCGAGGCGGCTTCCCGGCAACGAAAGCCGAGGATCCGTCGATAGGACTCTCACAAAACGAGATCCAGAAATACAGCCTATGTAAGGCAATCGTGGCCGCTGCTTACCCGGCCGATCGCAAGCTGCAGGCGGCGGCGGCCCTCGAGATGGAATGTTCGGAGACGGCCCGCGGGCAGCTTACTACTCGCACCGTTAGAGGAAATCTGTTCATTCCTCCTGAAATCTTGAGTCAACCGCGGGGCCAGCGCAACCTTACCGTTGGCGCAGACGGCGGCGACCTGGTTGCCACGAATCTGCTCTCGGGCTCATTCATTGACTTGCTGCGCAACGCCAGCGTTGTCCAGGCGGCGGGCGCTCTGGTACTGCACGGTTTAGTTGGGAACGTCTCCATTCCTCGTCAGACTGGCGACGAGAACGTGTTCTGGTTAGCCGAGAACGCAGCTCCGACAGAGAGCTCCGCAACGTTCGACCAGGTGCCGCTTACTCCGAAAACGTTAGCAGCGTACTCCGAGATCAGTCGCAAATTGCTACTTCAGGGAACTCCCGCAATTGAGGGCCTTGTGATGAAGAGCCTCGCCGATACGATCGCTATAGAAGTCGATCGAGTGGCAATCGACGGCTCCGGCGCGGGAGAAGAGCCGACCGGCATTTTGAACCAGGCGGGCGTGGGCGTAGTCGCCGGAGACGTTAACGGTCTCGCACCGACATTCGCCAACATCGTGGCCCTGGAATCGTCAGTTAGCGTACCGAATGCTCTCATCGGGAGGTTGGCATACGTCACCAATTCGAAGGCAGTCGGCGACCTCAAACAGATATCTGTCGACGCTGGCAGCGGGCGCTTCCTACTCGAGGGCCGAACCGATGGCGATCGACAAACGCTATCGATGAATGGGTATAAAACGATCATGTCGAACAATGTGCCGTCAGATTTAGTCAAGGGAACTTCCGGCGCAACTCTGTCCGCGATCATCTTCGGTAACTTCGCGGATCTGATCATCGGTATGTGGTCGGGCCTGGATCTCCAGGTCAATCCGTACAGCCTGGACACCAGCGGTCAGATACGCATCACGGCGTTCCAGGACCTGGACATTGCACTGAGGCATCCTCAGTCCTTCAGCGCCATCGTCGACGTGATCACGACCACGTAG
- a CDS encoding trypsin-like peptidase domain-containing protein, producing MSGPVDRATMEMVVFPIIKVLFLSDGTEVHKLVGTGFFLNENGLFLSARHVFQGRECALDLEGADGFAVYCIHAVNLNRKMVLRHIDVQSIKTRNDTDIAAGYVEKNQFGRANAEITESELQNTAHINFTTKGNLPIGTDIWTVAYPLMTLGSVVDGGIAINFQSDMFRGRITAHYQERRDAGLLNWPCYETDMQILGGASGGPVFVSGSSGVVFAVNCSGTTPHTVSHVSSLRPAILAGEVNGH from the coding sequence ATGTCCGGTCCGGTAGATAGGGCCACCATGGAAATGGTCGTATTCCCGATCATTAAGGTCCTATTTCTGTCTGATGGTACTGAGGTCCACAAGTTGGTTGGGACAGGGTTCTTCCTGAACGAGAATGGACTCTTTCTTTCTGCGCGGCACGTATTCCAGGGGAGGGAGTGCGCACTCGACCTTGAGGGAGCTGATGGCTTCGCGGTCTATTGCATACACGCCGTAAACCTTAATCGAAAAATGGTACTTCGCCACATTGACGTGCAATCCATCAAAACGCGAAACGACACTGATATTGCGGCAGGTTACGTCGAGAAAAATCAGTTCGGACGGGCCAATGCTGAAATAACAGAATCTGAATTGCAGAATACTGCACATATAAATTTTACGACGAAAGGCAACTTGCCGATCGGTACTGATATTTGGACAGTTGCGTATCCGCTTATGACATTGGGAAGCGTCGTTGATGGTGGCATTGCTATCAATTTCCAATCCGACATGTTTCGCGGACGGATAACGGCGCACTACCAAGAGCGACGAGACGCGGGACTGCTTAACTGGCCATGCTATGAAACAGATATGCAGATATTGGGCGGCGCGAGCGGTGGGCCTGTATTTGTATCTGGGAGTAGCGGCGTCGTTTTTGCCGTCAACTGTTCTGGCACAACTCCGCACACAGTCTCGCATGTGTCCTCATTACGACCGGCTATCTTGGCCGGTGAAGTCAACGGACACTGA
- a CDS encoding tetratricopeptide repeat protein, whose amino-acid sequence MKKEAIAKHRAGQRDEAEALYRQCLEQSPDDPDVLYYLGLLCHETGRSQEAVGYLQKALSGRPELAEAHAVLALALAKSGHPDAALQAVEQALRLRPDDAVALNLAGELYRQNGAWGDAANCYRRILTARPDHAQTHHHLAASLGFLGHTQEAIEHYRQALATNPDEVRLLYNYALTLRVARDGSGTREALAHALAVDPQHVGARYALLQARLEVCDWRDLDSECSLIAAGLERFLAQGGEEVLSPAAINYIPELAVCHRPVAAHYARYFARQAMRVAAPPQPRADPDESRIRIGYVSPDFGEHAVGVLVCDLFRQHDREGFEVFCYSLRRHEDSYYRRVEEGADRFRDLSGRSLEEAVRRIRDDRIDILVDLAGYTGRARPEIFAARPAPVQIAYLGYLNTMAAEFIDYVVADPVVIPPDSGHEFTEAILRLPASFIVASPLDASPRVPKRSELGLPDDAFVFASFNNPLKIGPAVFSAWMRILERVPGSVLWLFAEDSADAEDNLGREAKVRGISPERLVFAGRVPLAEHLARVRQADLFLDTFHYNAGTTAVCALASGLPVLTCAGEHMLSRLGASLNTALGLEQLICSNPESYEERAVELANQPEELNRLRRRLVEARETSGLFDPARFSRHLEMLYQQVWERHRKGEPPASLSV is encoded by the coding sequence GTGAAAAAAGAAGCTATCGCCAAGCACCGCGCGGGCCAGCGCGACGAAGCGGAAGCGCTTTACCGGCAATGCCTGGAGCAGTCGCCGGACGATCCCGATGTCCTGTATTACCTGGGCCTGCTGTGTCATGAAACCGGTCGCAGCCAGGAGGCGGTGGGTTACCTCCAGAAGGCTCTCTCCGGCCGGCCGGAGCTGGCGGAAGCCCACGCCGTGCTCGCCCTCGCCCTGGCGAAGAGCGGGCATCCCGATGCGGCCTTGCAAGCGGTGGAGCAAGCGCTGCGGCTGCGGCCCGACGATGCAGTGGCGCTGAATCTCGCCGGCGAACTCTACCGCCAAAACGGCGCCTGGGGCGATGCGGCCAACTGTTATCGACGCATACTGACGGCGCGGCCGGACCATGCCCAGACCCACCACCACCTGGCCGCCTCGTTGGGTTTCCTTGGCCATACCCAGGAAGCGATCGAGCATTATCGCCAGGCACTCGCCACGAACCCGGACGAGGTCCGGTTGCTCTACAACTACGCCTTGACGCTGCGCGTCGCTCGCGACGGCAGCGGTACCCGGGAAGCTCTCGCGCATGCTCTCGCCGTGGATCCCCAGCACGTCGGGGCGCGCTATGCCCTCTTGCAGGCGCGGCTGGAAGTGTGTGACTGGCGGGACCTGGACTCGGAATGCAGCCTCATCGCCGCGGGCCTGGAGCGATTCCTGGCCCAGGGTGGCGAGGAGGTCTTGTCGCCGGCGGCCATCAACTACATTCCCGAACTGGCTGTTTGCCACCGGCCCGTGGCCGCGCACTACGCCCGGTACTTCGCGCGCCAGGCGATGCGGGTAGCGGCACCGCCGCAACCACGAGCCGACCCTGACGAATCCCGGATACGAATCGGCTATGTGTCGCCGGATTTCGGCGAGCACGCCGTTGGCGTCCTGGTCTGCGACCTGTTTCGCCAACACGACCGCGAAGGATTCGAGGTCTTTTGCTATTCGCTGCGCCGCCACGAGGATTCTTATTACCGCCGGGTAGAGGAAGGCGCGGATCGGTTTCGTGACCTGAGCGGCCGCTCCCTCGAGGAGGCCGTTCGCCGGATTCGGGATGACCGTATCGATATCCTCGTGGACCTGGCCGGTTATACCGGCCGCGCCCGCCCCGAGATTTTTGCCGCGCGGCCGGCGCCGGTGCAGATCGCTTATCTGGGTTATCTCAACACCATGGCCGCGGAATTCATCGACTATGTCGTCGCGGATCCCGTGGTGATACCACCCGACTCAGGGCACGAGTTCACCGAGGCAATTCTCCGTCTGCCAGCCAGTTTCATCGTGGCCTCACCGCTGGATGCGAGCCCCCGGGTTCCCAAGCGCTCCGAACTCGGTCTCCCGGACGATGCCTTCGTATTCGCGAGTTTCAACAATCCATTGAAAATCGGTCCCGCCGTTTTCAGCGCCTGGATGCGCATCCTGGAGCGCGTACCCGGGTCGGTCTTGTGGCTTTTTGCTGAAGATTCCGCAGACGCCGAGGACAACCTGGGCCGCGAAGCCAAGGTCCGCGGCATCAGCCCGGAGCGATTGGTGTTTGCCGGACGCGTGCCGTTGGCGGAGCACCTGGCGCGAGTCCGCCAGGCGGATCTTTTCCTCGATACCTTTCATTACAACGCCGGAACCACGGCGGTCTGTGCGCTGGCGAGCGGACTGCCCGTGCTGACTTGTGCAGGCGAGCACATGCTATCGCGGCTGGGCGCATCGCTGAACACTGCCCTCGGGCTCGAGCAACTCATTTGTTCCAATCCGGAATCTTACGAGGAGCGAGCCGTGGAGTTGGCAAACCAACCCGAAGAGTTGAACAGGCTTCGCCGCCGGTTGGTCGAGGCTCGCGAGACAAGCGGTTTGTTCGACCCGGCCCGGTTTTCGCGGCACCTGGAGATGCTTTACCAACAGGTGTGGGAGCGCCACCGTAAAGGAGAGCCCCCGGCATCGTTGTCAGTGTGA
- a CDS encoding class I SAM-dependent methyltransferase, which yields MSILKLLIGLFPGGKKLTEKHSYRRRSRLLEHAGNTEDRFTAIYKQNQWKNEESRSGEGSTLEYTRNIRQEIPLLIERYGFKTILDAPCGDYHWFQHIQRAQDTQYIGADIVEPLIAANQENFANANTRFFHLDIITRKLPDADLWLCRDCLFHLSYDDIFSVIDNFLNSNIRYLLTSTHPDCDRNIDIPTGHFRLLNLELPPFSFCEPILTIDDWIEGMPVRHLALWEKKDLVGFGPPKVT from the coding sequence ATGAGTATCCTGAAGTTATTGATCGGTCTTTTCCCGGGCGGTAAAAAACTTACTGAAAAGCACTCCTATCGCAGGAGGTCCCGCCTGCTCGAGCATGCCGGGAATACCGAAGACCGGTTTACCGCAATCTATAAGCAGAACCAATGGAAGAATGAAGAAAGCCGTTCAGGCGAAGGATCGACACTCGAATACACCCGCAACATCAGGCAAGAAATTCCGCTCCTGATCGAGCGCTACGGATTCAAGACCATCCTCGATGCACCTTGCGGTGACTACCATTGGTTTCAGCACATCCAAAGAGCACAGGACACACAATATATCGGCGCGGATATCGTCGAACCGCTGATCGCGGCGAACCAGGAGAATTTTGCCAACGCAAACACTCGCTTTTTTCATCTCGACATCATCACCCGGAAGCTGCCCGATGCCGATCTGTGGTTATGCCGGGATTGCCTGTTCCACTTGTCTTATGACGACATATTTTCCGTCATCGACAATTTTCTCAACAGCAACATTCGCTACCTGCTGACCTCGACGCACCCGGATTGCGACCGCAACATCGATATACCGACCGGCCATTTTCGTCTGTTGAACCTGGAACTTCCGCCTTTCAGTTTCTGCGAACCGATTCTAACGATCGATGACTGGATCGAAGGTATGCCGGTCAGGCATCTGGCCCTGTGGGAAAAGAAGGATCTGGTCGGCTTTGGCCCACCCAAAGTGACGTGA